In a single window of the Metopolophium dirhodum isolate CAU chromosome 2, ASM1992520v1, whole genome shotgun sequence genome:
- the LOC132938376 gene encoding uncharacterized protein LOC132938376 — MSEKRTLLSRPRTRVYDCNYNIGEGYYKPMMDHLDRKYYGSSAAPAAAKPASGFFDSSPKSLFSTSGSSAFDEYRSSSPARSRRSGSDSRLSLPDEEFEQEVAAMRRARAAKVAAARTASLEKDFESAFNGFASDGKPRPRLNYTEKMLDTVGLNGRSQEALEDEIYKKRTKSFFQDAEDVVASAELHANNRRSAAFKAHLQDAADEQSASQLAAAARARKSKARLLDIQNELDGIVERDAARQKRSANLKALFADNEALTESVSSFKKKSSKKVSF; from the exons ATGTCAGAAAAGCGGACACTTTTGAGCCGTCCCCGGACCCGGGTGTACGACTGCAACTACAACATCGGCGAAGGTTACTATAAGCCAATGATGGACCACCTGGACCGCAAATATTACGGTTCTTCGGCCGCACCAGCCGCAGCTAAGCCCGCGAGCGGATTCTTCGACTCCAGCCCAAAAAGCCTGTTCAGCACGTCCGGCTCATCGGCCTTTGACGAGTATAGATCTTCGTCACCGGCACGATCCCGCCGCAGTGGATCCGACTCCAGATTATCGTTGCCCGATGAAGAATTCGAACAAGAG GTGGCTGCAATGCGCCGGGCTCGTGCCGCCAAGGTGGCAGCTGCCCGGACGGCGTCTCTGGAGAAGGACTTCGAGTCGGCGTTCAACGGGTTTGCGTCGGACGGCAAGCCGAGGCCGCGCCTCAACTATACGGAGAAGATGTTGGACACGGTTGGGCTGAACGGCAGGTCGCAGGAGGCGTTGGAGGATGAGATCTACAAGAAGAGGACAAAGTCCTTCTTCCAGGACGCGGAGGATGTGGTGGCGTCAGCCGAACTGCACGCCAACAACCGACGGTCAGCCGCGTTCAAGGCGCATCTACAGGACGCGGCCGACGAGCAGTCTGCCAGCCAGCTGGCGGCCGCGGCCAGGGCGCGCAAGTCCAAGGCCCGCTTGTTAGACATACAAAACGAGCTGGACGGCATCGTGGAACGGGACGCTGCCCGCCAGAAGCGCTCAGCCAATCTGAAGGCGCTGTTCGCTGACAACGAAGCGCTCACAGAATCAGTTAGCTCTTTCAAGAAGAAGTCATCGAAAAAAGTGTCATTTTAA
- the LOC132938377 gene encoding flightin, protein MADPDAPAWMLDDDVPDFSADVGGDEEAVEEDTAPAKPVEAPKPPAEWRKTYKLAIEEKDRRKIFRHWARPTRLQYNILYDYQRNYYDDYITYMNRRQRGLYDPVPVPQTWEERVLRTCTKDGRRLSSSDFPLVKSKLNDYMVIPSICRADHDKHYYYRQYYDQLIGTPWVTLSTLGRHPNMLDVPRPSIKDRLHAQNI, encoded by the exons ATGGCCGATCCTGATGCACCTGCCTGGATGCTCGACGATGACGTCCCAGACTTCTCTGCTGATGTCGGCGGTGATGAAGAAGCCGTCGAAGAGGATACTGCGCCGGCCAAACCAGTTGAAGCGCCTAAACCACCAGCCGAATGGAGGAAAACTTATAAGCTCGCT ATCGAGGAAAAAGACAGGCGCAAGATTTTCAGACACTGGGCCCGGCCGACCAGGCTGCAGTACAACATCTTGTACGACTACCAGCGTAATTACTACGACGACTACATAACGTACATGAACAGACGACAGAGGGGACTGTACGACCCGGTCCCTGTGCCGCAGACGTGGGAGGAACGTGTGCTGAGGACATGCACCAAAGACGGCCGTCGTCTGTCGTCGTCCGACTTCCCACTGGTCAAGTCCAAGCTCAACGACTACATGGTAATACCGTCCATTTGCCGGGCAGACCACGACAAGCATTACTACTACAGACAGTACTACGACCAGCTCATCGGCACACCTTG GGTTACGTTGTCAACATTAGGACGTCATCCTAATATGTTGGATGTACCACGGCCATCTATTAAAGACCGATTGCATGctcaaaatatctaa